GCGTGCACGACGGGTCGCTGGAGATCCGGCGGCAGCTGACCGGTCGAGAAGCCGATCATGAAATCGAGTTCGGACGCGTCGTAGGCCACCACCCCGCGCGCGACCGTGCGGCCGTCGGGCGCGACGATGCCGACGACGTCGCCGGCGTGGAAACCGCCACTGGTGCCGGTGATTCCGGCGGCGAGCAACGAGCGTCGCCGCTCCATCACGGCCCGCACGGCACCCTCGTCGAGATACAGCGAACCGTGGACGTCGGCGGCGTGCCGCACCCAGAAACGCCGCGCCGACAGACGCTGTGGGCGGGCCGCGAAGGCCGTGCCGACGTCGGCGGCGCCCAGCGCACGATCGGCCTGGGAGGCCGCGGCGAGCAGCACCGGCACGCCGGAGTCCGCCGCGAGACGGGCCGCGGACAGTTTCGACGCCATGCCACCGGTGCCCAGCGCGCCGCCCGACCCGGCGACCACACCGTCGAGATCCTCGGGGGTGCGGACCTCGGGGATGAGGTTCGCGGAGCCCTTGCGGGGATCCCCGTCGTACAAGCCGTCGACGTCGGACAGCAGGATCAGCGCGTCGGCGCCGATGAGATGCGCGACGAGTGCAGCGAGCCGGTCGTTGTCGCCGAAGCGCAGTTCGACGGTCGCGACGGTGTCGTTCTCGTTGACCACCGGCACCGCCCCGAGCGAACGCAGCCGGTCGAGGGTGCGTTGCGCGTTGCGGTGCTGAGTGCGCCGGCCGATGTCGTCGGCGGTGAGGAGCACCTGGCCCACCGTGCGGTCGTAGCGGGCGAAGGAGGTGCCCCAGGCGTGGGCGAGGGTGAGCTGCCCGACGCTGGCCGCGGCCTGCTTTGTCGCGAGATCACGCGGCCGACTCGTGAGACCGAGCGGTGCGAGCCCGGCACCGACCGCACCCGAGGAGACCACGATGACACTCGAACCCGTGCGGATGCGGGCCTCGATGGCATCGACGAGACGATCGAGCCGGCCACGGTCGAGTCCACCCACCAGGCTCGTGATCGCCGACGAGCCGATCTTGACCACGACGCTGCGGGCGTGGGAGACGACCTCCCGGGTGTCGCTCATGTTCTCCTCGGTACGCTTCGGGTTTCCTGAACGGTGGGGGCGCGCGGACGGTTACTCGAACTCGTCGTCGGTGGCCAGGCCGCGGCGCACCTTCTTCGCGTGGCGACGCTCGGCAGCGCCGACGCGGTCGACCTGGTCGAGACGGGCATCGGTGCCGCGACCGGTGGGCACGACGTCCACGCCGGCCTGCGTCTGCGGTTCCCACTCGAAGCCGACCTCGCCGATGGTGACCCAGCATCCGGGTTCCGCGCCGAGCTTGACGAGCTTGTCCTCGACGCCGAGACGGGCGAGTCGGTCGGCGAGGTAACCCACGGCCTCGTCGTTGTCGAAGGCCGTCTGGCGCACCCACCGCTCGGGACGGGTGCCCCGCACGATGAATCCGCCGGGCACCTCGGGATCGCGGACCACGGTGAAGGCCTCCTCGTCGCGGGCGACGGGACGGATCACCGGGCGGGTGGGCGCGGCCGGCGGATGCGCCGCCCGGTACTCGTCGACCATCCTCGCGAGGGCGAACGTCAGCGGACGCAGGCCGTCGCGGCTCACGGCCGAGATCGTGAAGACCGGCCAGCCACGGGCCTCGAGTTCGGGGGTGACGAACTCGGCGAGTTCTTTCGCGTCGGGCACGTCGGCCTTGTTGAGGATGACGATGCGGGGGCGCTCGGCGAGGTCGCCGAGTCCGCTGTCGCCCGACAGCGCAGGCTGGTAGGCGGCGAGTTCGGCCTCGAGCGCGTCGATGTCGGAGATCGGGTCGCGGCCGGGTTCGAGGGTCGCGCAGTCGACAACGTGCGCGAGCACGGCGCAGCGCTCGAGATGACGGAGGAAGTCGAGGCCGAGGCCGCGACCCTCACTGGCGCCGGGGATCAGGCCGGGCACGTCGGCGACGGTGAAGGTCGTGTCGCCCGACTGCACCACACCGAGATTCGGCACGAGGGTGGTGAACGGGTAGTCGGCGATCTTCGGCTTGGCGGCCGACAGCACCGACACGAGCGACGACTTGCCGGCCGAGGGGAAGCCCACGAGGCCGACGTCGGCGACGGACTTCAGTTCGAGGACGAGGTCGAGTTCCTCGCCTTCCTCACCGAGGAGCGCGAAGCCGGGGGCCTTGCGTGCCTTCGACGCGAGTGCGGCATTGCCGAGACCACCGCGACCGCCGTGCGCGGCGACGAAACGCGTGCCGGTGCCCACGAGGTCGGCGAGGATGCGGCCGTCGCGGTCGAGTACGACGGTGCCGTCGGGAACCTTCAGGACGAGGTCGCCGCCGTTGGCACCGTTGCGGTGGCCGCCGGCGCCCTGGGCACCGTTGGTCGCCTTGGCGTGCTGGTGGAAGTGGAAGTCGAGCAGGGTGTGGACGTTCCGGTCGACTTCGAGGACGACATCGCCGCCGTTTCCTCCGTTACCGCCGTCGGGGCCGCCGAGCGGCTTGAACTTCTCGCGGTGGACGGAGGCGCAGCCGTTGCCGCCCTTGCCGGCGCTGACGTGCAGCACCACCCGGTCGATGAAGCGGGACATGGGTGGACCTTCTCTCGTCCTAAAAAACAAACCTGGTGATCAACGCAACAAGGGCGGGTCAGGGTGTGCGACCCTGGCCCGCCCCTATTGGGAGTATGTCGCGGGAGCTGGTCCCGCGGTGTCCGTTACCGGACGGCAGATCAGGCGTCTGCCGCAGCCGGAACGATGTTGACGGTCTTGCGACCGCGCTTGGTACCGAACTCGACGGCACCGGCCGCGAGGGCGAACAGCGTGTCGTCGCCGCCGCGTCCCACGTTCACGCCGGGGTGGAAGTGGGTGCCGCGCTGGCGCACGATGATCTCGCCGGCGTTGACGGCCTGGCCACCGAAGCGCTTGACGCCGAGTCGCTGTGCGTTCGAATCGCGACCGTTACGGGAGCTGGATGCGCCCTTCTTGTGTGCCATGACGAACCCTCCTGGGGTTGAAGCTCGAAGCTCGGTTTACTTGATGCCGGTGACCTTGACGACCGTCAGCTTCTGACGGTGGCCCTGGCGCTTGTGGTACCCGGTCTTGTTCTTGAACTTGTGGATGCGGATCTTCGGGCCCTTGGTGTGCTCGACGATCTCGCCGGTGACCGAGACCTTGGCCAGCTTGTCGGCGTCGGTGGTCAGTTCGGATCCGTCGACGACGAGGACCGGGGCAAGCGAGACAGCAGCGCCGGGCTCACCCTCGATCTTCTCGACCTTGACGAGGTCGCCTTCAGCGACCTTGTACTGCTTACCGCCGGTCTTGACGATCGCGTACGTTGCCATCGGACGGCTACCCCTTGCTTCTTCGAACGTGCTCGCGCCACAGTGCTGCGGACGCGACTGGTCTGGTGTGGTTGCTGACTCGGGTCCCGCCGGCATCCTGAATCCGGACGCGGCTGGGCACTATCGCCGAGTAGCGACTGAACAAGATTACGGGAAGGTGACTCCCAGGGTCAAACCGGGTGGCACGGTAGTGCCCGCTTCCGGGCCGGTCGTGACCGGCCCGGAAGCGGAGGGTCATGCTTCGGCGTCCACCGGAGGTCCGGCGGGGCGCCCTGCGGCACGCCGCGAACGCGGCCGCCGCACGATCTCCACCGGCGTCTCGACCGGTGTGCTCGGCCGGGAGTCCGACTCGACCCCCGTGGACGACCCGGTCGTCGCGGGGACGACGAACACCTTGGCTGTAGGCCCACCGTCCCCGGCGGGCGCTGCGGCCGCCCGGGCGACCCTGCGTGCCCGACGGCGACGCGGAGCCGGTCCTGCGGCCTCGACGGAAGCCGCTCCGTCGGTGCTCTCCCCTGCGCCGGAGACGGCCGTCTCGGACACGGCAGCCTCGGGAACAGCGGTCTCCGCGACCGCGGCTTCGGCTGCTGCGACCTCTGCCTCGATCTCGGCGGGCTCGTCGGAGGCGGTCGTCACCGTGGTGGCGTCCTCCCCTGCGACGGGCTCCTTCGTCGGTGCGGCGCCCTTCTCGGGCTCGACGGCCCGCAGCGGCTCGGTGACCTTGACCGGGTCGACGTCGCCCGCAGGTGCGGACGCCGCCTCGGATGCGGTCTCGGTCGCTGCCGGCTCTGCGGCCGGAGCGTCCGCGGCCGGTGTCGAGTTGTGCGCGGCCATCGCGAGCGCGACGGGGTGCGCGGCACGCTTGACGACCTCTTCGGGCGACGGCGTCGTGTGCGTCTCGGCGGCGGGCTCCTGCGAACTCTTGTCGCGTCCACGCTTACGCCGCGAACCACCGCCGGACGAACGACCGGAGTCGTCCGAGGACTTCGACTCGATCGGCTCCGAGTGCACGATGAGGCCGCGGCCGCTGCAGTGCTCACAGGTGGTGGAGAACGCCTCGACGAGACCGGTCCCGAGCCGCTTGCGCGTCATCTGGACCAGGCCGAGCGAGGTGACCTCCGAGACCTGGTGGCGGGTGCGGTCCCGGCCGAGGGCCTCGGTCAGGCGACGCAGTACGAGGTCGCGGTTCGACTCGAGGACCATGTCGATGAAGTCGACGACGATCATGCCGCCGATGTCGCGCAGGCGCATCTGGCGGACGATCTCCTCGGCCGCCTCGAGGTTGTTACGGGTGACCGTCTCCTCGAGGTTGCCGCCGGAACCGGTGAACTTGCCGGTGTTGACATCGATGACGGTCATCGCCTCGGTGCGGTCGATGACGAGCGTGCCGCCGGACGGCAGCCACACCTTGCGGTC
This window of the Rhodococcus pyridinivorans genome carries:
- the proB gene encoding glutamate 5-kinase; the encoded protein is MSDTREVVSHARSVVVKIGSSAITSLVGGLDRGRLDRLVDAIEARIRTGSSVIVVSSGAVGAGLAPLGLTSRPRDLATKQAAASVGQLTLAHAWGTSFARYDRTVGQVLLTADDIGRRTQHRNAQRTLDRLRSLGAVPVVNENDTVATVELRFGDNDRLAALVAHLIGADALILLSDVDGLYDGDPRKGSANLIPEVRTPEDLDGVVAGSGGALGTGGMASKLSAARLAADSGVPVLLAAASQADRALGAADVGTAFAARPQRLSARRFWVRHAADVHGSLYLDEGAVRAVMERRRSLLAAGITGTSGGFHAGDVVGIVAPDGRTVARGVVAYDASELDFMIGFSTGQLPPDLQRPVVHADDLVRVV
- the obgE gene encoding GTPase ObgE, producing the protein MSRFIDRVVLHVSAGKGGNGCASVHREKFKPLGGPDGGNGGNGGDVVLEVDRNVHTLLDFHFHQHAKATNGAQGAGGHRNGANGGDLVLKVPDGTVVLDRDGRILADLVGTGTRFVAAHGGRGGLGNAALASKARKAPGFALLGEEGEELDLVLELKSVADVGLVGFPSAGKSSLVSVLSAAKPKIADYPFTTLVPNLGVVQSGDTTFTVADVPGLIPGASEGRGLGLDFLRHLERCAVLAHVVDCATLEPGRDPISDIDALEAELAAYQPALSGDSGLGDLAERPRIVILNKADVPDAKELAEFVTPELEARGWPVFTISAVSRDGLRPLTFALARMVDEYRAAHPPAAPTRPVIRPVARDEEAFTVVRDPEVPGGFIVRGTRPERWVRQTAFDNDEAVGYLADRLARLGVEDKLVKLGAEPGCWVTIGEVGFEWEPQTQAGVDVVPTGRGTDARLDQVDRVGAAERRHAKKVRRGLATDDEFE
- the rpmA gene encoding 50S ribosomal protein L27 translates to MAHKKGASSSRNGRDSNAQRLGVKRFGGQAVNAGEIIVRQRGTHFHPGVNVGRGGDDTLFALAAGAVEFGTKRGRKTVNIVPAAADA
- the rplU gene encoding 50S ribosomal protein L21 — translated: MATYAIVKTGGKQYKVAEGDLVKVEKIEGEPGAAVSLAPVLVVDGSELTTDADKLAKVSVTGEIVEHTKGPKIRIHKFKNKTGYHKRQGHRQKLTVVKVTGIK